The proteins below come from a single Papaver somniferum cultivar HN1 chromosome 11, ASM357369v1, whole genome shotgun sequence genomic window:
- the LOC113324247 gene encoding uncharacterized protein LOC113324247, with translation MDVLSAQYRAAKDLFFDPDCLRSSRSFSEICRGSIQEMEAFMDIYANFLSRLSTFSVYRAKCTHLSALLEHARQEYALDVAQQPSSSDATSTDKISSLEDDMRKTQRSLEACLLDLERDNNAAKVSEEGRKAADTALAAESSKAIDACASLAKVTAEHNVLTSEEQLVGANAKISRLEGQISALEISRQFDATAKFKSEALQQANDQLSAQIMELRQKLASDIEAQASQMKVQFERSAIDYINDAFTEAKLQAEGVIYLRLPYS, from the exons ATGGACGTGTTATCTGCCCAGTATCGTGCTGCCAAAGACTTGTTCTTTGATCCTGATTGTCTCCGCTCCAGTCGAAGCTTTAGTGAGATCTGTAGGGGTAGCATTCAAGAGATGGAAGCTTTCATGGATATCTACGCGAATTTCCTCTCTCGTCTTTCaacgttctca gtttacCGGGCTAAGTGCACTCATTTGAGTGCCCTGTTGGAACACGCCCGTCAAGAGTATGCTCTTGATGTTGCTCAGCAGCCTTCGTCGAGTGATGCTACTTCTACGgataagatatcttcgttggaggatgacATGAGGAAAACTCAAAGGTCTCTGGAAGCTTGTTTATTGGATCTTGAGAGAGATAATAACGCTGCTAAGGTTTCCGAGGAGGGTCGCAAAGCTGCTGATACTGCCTTGGCTGCTGAATCTTCTAAAgccatag ATGCTTGTGCctccttagctaaggttactgcggaGCATAATGTATTaacttctgag GAGCAGTTGGTGGGTGCAAATGCTAAGATTAGCCGCCTTGAGGGTCAGATATCTGCGTTggaaatatctcgccagtttgatgctACTGCTAAGTTTAAATCTGAGgcacttcagcaagctaatgatcagcttagtGCTCAGATTATGGAGCTCCGTCAGAAGTTGGCTTCAGATATAGAAGCTCAGGCTTCACAGATGAAGGTGCAATTTGAGCGTTCTGCCATTGATTACATCAATGATGCTTTTACGGAGGCCAAGCTCCAGGCTGAGGGAGTGATCTATCTCCGTCTTCCTTACTCGTGA